A stretch of DNA from Planctomycetaceae bacterium:
TCGGAAGTAATCCCTTCGCTTTCGGCGGTGAAGTTCGGCGTAATGCGGTGCCGCATGACGGGTGCGGCCAGTGCCTGAATGTCGTCCGTGGACACATGAGTCCGCCCGCTCAGCAGCGCTCGGGCTTTCCCGCCCAGCAGCAGATTCTGCATGGCCCGCGGACCGGCTCCCCACGCCAGCCATTCGCTGCACCATTCCGGACAACCCGGCTCACCGACTCGCGTCTGACGGACGATCGCCAGGGCATAGTTAATGACATGATCGGTCACCGGCACCTGGCGAACAACGTTCTGAATTTCCAGCACCTGGTCGGCTGACAGCACCGGCGTCACGTCCGCTTTCACGTTGGACGTTGTCTGGCGGGCAATCTGACGTTCTTCTTCGAACGACGGATATCTGACGAAGACCTTGAACATGAAGCGGTCCTGCTGAGCTTCCGGCAGCGAGTACGTACCTTCCTGTTCGATGGGATTCTGAGTCGCCAGCACAAAGAACGGATCGGCCAGCCTGTGAATCGTCTGACCGACGGTCACCTGCCGCTCCTGCATGGCTTCCAGCAGCGCCGCCTGAGTCTTCGGCGGAGTCCGGTTGATTTCGTCGGCCAGCACAACGTTGTGAAACAGCGGCCCCGGAATGAAACGGAATTCCCGTTCGCCGGTGGATCGATTTTCCTGCAGCACATCGGTCCCGGTGATGTCGGCGGGCATCAGGTCGGGCGTGAACTGGATGCGGGAAAACGTCATCGACAGGCAGCGCGACAATGTGCTG
This window harbors:
- a CDS encoding MoxR family ATPase — its product is MTETTTDISEASVDLLHKASADLKAQMARIIIGQDDVIEQLLIALFSRGHCLLEGVPGLAKTLMISTLSRCLSMTFSRIQFTPDLMPADITGTDVLQENRSTGEREFRFIPGPLFHNVVLADEINRTPPKTQAALLEAMQERQVTVGQTIHRLADPFFVLATQNPIEQEGTYSLPEAQQDRFMFKVFVRYPSFEEERQIARQTTSNVKADVTPVLSADQVLEIQNVVRQVPVTDHVINYALAIVRQTRVGEPGCPEWCSEWLAWGAGPRAMQNLLLGGKARALLSGRTHVSTDDIQALAAPVMRHRITPNFTAESEGITSDKVVERLIQETPSKESELTSDPRLGKIFAA